The following proteins are co-located in the Luteolibacter rhizosphaerae genome:
- the ruvX gene encoding Holliday junction resolvase RuvX → MLPPRSLICRRRAAHRRGVDGSDHHPALGIDHGEARIGIAATDPLGILAHPVETIEVRKTDAIERIAILARQRSVKTLVLGLPVRVDGTEGTAAEKVRGFGAKLSKRLPELPLVYVDEAYTTMDASAKLREAGRNAKQQKGIIDQAAAVAILDLWLESL, encoded by the coding sequence GTGCTTCCACCGCGAAGCTTGATCTGCCGTCGGCGGGCGGCGCATCGTCGCGGCGTGGATGGCAGCGATCATCACCCGGCGCTCGGGATCGACCACGGCGAGGCCCGCATCGGCATCGCCGCGACCGATCCCTTGGGAATTCTCGCGCACCCGGTGGAGACCATCGAGGTCCGGAAGACTGATGCCATCGAACGCATTGCCATCCTTGCGCGGCAGCGCTCGGTGAAGACCCTTGTCTTGGGGCTGCCGGTGCGGGTGGACGGCACGGAAGGCACGGCAGCGGAGAAGGTTCGCGGCTTCGGCGCAAAGCTTTCCAAGCGCCTCCCTGAATTGCCTCTCGTGTATGTGGACGAGGCTTACACGACCATGGATGCCTCCGCGAAGCTGCGCGAAGCGGGCCGAAATGCGAAGCAACAGAAGGGGATCATTGATCAGGCCGCAGCGGTTGCGATCCTGGATCTCTGGCTGGAGTCTCTCTGA
- a CDS encoding LamG domain-containing protein gives MNPIRNIHMAHRAPARLAGLALAFVTAGGTHAATVNLSALDALGASSFNTAGNWNPSGAPVAGNDYVVSILRLRTPAATGDFTFAGSSLTIATSAGNMTFKGNSSAVITVPNLILSGGLIDHLNAFDQVFTLAGNLTVTGTGSRLSATQGPIVVTAPIAGTGELTIIANLGTTFAAANTFTGNLVVNGAFTLADTGSLVFDIGANGVNNSVSGTGPATFNGTFTIDLADAGNTVGNSWTLVNVGTLTETFGAAFTVAGFTENEGIWTSASGTYQFSEASGVLTRISGDSDGDGLPDTWEYANFGAGNLTEGASGDFDLDFSTNLAEYLAGTNPANANSYPDTDGDGLGDGWELFYFNNSLAQTAAGDPDGDFNSNAVEFAAGTDPGFAGSYPDTEDGFGDGLNDGWEIHYFGSIAAGIPSADPDGDLVPNLDEFTAGTDPTDQLSSPDSDMDGLADGWEVHYFALPGESLATVIAKQSATDDPDGDSFTNGMEFAAKTDPTSASSYPTSVAYWRFEERTTGVVPVGDNSGGNQANTVLDSSGLGNHMMTWRDYTSPTYSTNLPFATVPLTGATNTASLAFARDGGNLFITDNVYTTGAVPLNSQVFSAFTIEASFNTTATNVWQVVIGKSGNPIGGQPPFSLKIRATDNKLLAGMVDGSGTAREAVSLRSITTGSWYSAAVTASATELKLWLKAAGDANYVLEATLPINGAFYNYAGVNAPWVIGLGKWNGADADPFGGNIDEVRISPKVLAPSEFLIPVTSNDSDGDGLDDTWEQANFGGLAQTASGDFDGDGTSNLVEYLLGLSPANGSSFFKGSLSGNTLTWPAAAGLGFTVQRSTTLGSWENVGTVNTTGTSGTWTDTNPPSGKVFYRVVLNTN, from the coding sequence ATGAACCCGATCAGAAACATCCACATGGCCCACCGGGCTCCGGCGCGACTGGCCGGTCTCGCTCTGGCCTTCGTGACCGCCGGTGGCACTCATGCCGCGACGGTCAACCTCTCCGCCCTGGACGCTCTCGGAGCGTCTTCCTTCAACACGGCGGGCAACTGGAATCCCTCCGGTGCGCCCGTCGCCGGTAACGACTACGTCGTTTCCATCCTGCGCCTCCGCACCCCCGCCGCCACCGGTGATTTCACCTTTGCCGGTTCGTCGCTGACGATCGCCACCAGCGCCGGTAACATGACCTTCAAGGGTAACAGCAGCGCCGTCATCACGGTGCCGAACCTGATCCTCTCCGGTGGTCTGATTGACCACCTCAACGCTTTCGATCAGGTCTTCACCCTGGCGGGCAATCTCACCGTGACGGGGACGGGCTCGCGCCTCTCCGCGACGCAAGGCCCGATCGTGGTGACCGCCCCGATCGCGGGCACCGGGGAACTCACCATCATCGCCAACCTCGGCACCACCTTCGCTGCGGCGAATACCTTCACCGGCAACCTGGTGGTCAACGGGGCCTTCACCTTGGCAGACACCGGCAGCCTGGTCTTCGACATCGGCGCCAATGGAGTGAACAACTCGGTGAGCGGCACCGGACCTGCGACCTTCAACGGCACCTTCACTATCGACCTCGCTGACGCGGGCAACACCGTCGGCAACAGCTGGACCTTGGTGAACGTCGGCACGCTGACTGAAACCTTCGGCGCCGCCTTCACCGTGGCGGGCTTCACCGAGAACGAAGGTATCTGGACCTCGGCGTCCGGGACCTACCAGTTCTCGGAAGCTTCCGGCGTGCTGACCCGCATTTCCGGGGATAGCGACGGCGACGGCCTGCCCGATACCTGGGAATATGCGAACTTCGGAGCGGGGAATCTCACCGAAGGAGCGAGCGGCGACTTCGACCTCGATTTCTCGACCAACCTGGCCGAGTACCTCGCGGGCACCAACCCGGCCAACGCCAACTCCTATCCGGACACGGACGGGGACGGTTTGGGCGACGGTTGGGAGCTGTTCTACTTCAACAACAGTCTGGCACAGACGGCGGCCGGTGATCCGGACGGCGACTTCAACAGCAATGCGGTGGAGTTCGCGGCGGGAACGGACCCTGGCTTCGCGGGCAGTTACCCCGACACCGAAGACGGCTTCGGCGACGGTCTGAACGATGGTTGGGAGATCCACTACTTTGGCAGTATTGCGGCGGGAATCCCCTCGGCGGATCCGGATGGCGACCTGGTGCCGAACCTGGACGAGTTCACTGCAGGCACGGACCCGACGGATCAGCTGTCCTCCCCGGACAGCGACATGGACGGCTTGGCGGATGGCTGGGAGGTGCACTATTTCGCGCTGCCGGGAGAGTCGCTTGCGACCGTTATTGCCAAGCAGTCGGCTACCGATGATCCGGATGGCGACAGCTTCACCAACGGCATGGAGTTCGCGGCGAAAACGGATCCGACCAGCGCCTCCTCCTATCCCACCTCGGTGGCCTACTGGCGCTTCGAGGAACGTACTACGGGTGTCGTGCCTGTCGGCGATAACAGCGGCGGCAACCAGGCGAACACCGTGCTCGATTCCTCCGGATTGGGGAATCACATGATGACCTGGCGCGACTATACCTCGCCGACCTATTCGACGAACCTGCCCTTTGCCACGGTGCCTCTCACCGGGGCGACGAATACGGCCTCGCTCGCCTTCGCCCGCGATGGGGGGAACCTCTTCATCACCGACAACGTCTACACCACCGGCGCAGTCCCCCTGAACAGCCAGGTCTTCAGCGCCTTCACGATCGAAGCCAGCTTCAACACCACGGCCACCAACGTGTGGCAGGTGGTGATCGGCAAGAGTGGTAACCCGATCGGAGGACAGCCGCCCTTCTCGCTGAAGATCCGCGCCACCGACAACAAGCTGCTGGCCGGCATGGTGGACGGCTCCGGCACGGCTCGCGAAGCGGTAAGCCTTCGCTCGATCACGACCGGCTCCTGGTATTCGGCCGCGGTGACCGCCAGTGCCACCGAGCTCAAGCTCTGGCTCAAGGCCGCTGGCGACGCCAACTATGTGCTTGAGGCCACCCTGCCGATCAACGGTGCCTTCTACAACTATGCCGGAGTGAATGCCCCATGGGTCATCGGCCTCGGCAAGTGGAACGGCGCGGATGCCGATCCCTTCGGCGGCAACATCGATGAGGTGAGGATCAGCCCGAAGGTGCTCGCGCCTTCCGAATTCCTCATTCCCGTTACCAGCAACGATAGCGATGGCGACGGACTCGATGACACTTGGGAGCAGGCGAACTTCGGCGGCCTCGCCCAGACTGCCAGCGGTGACTTCGATGGCGATGGGACCTCGAACCTCGTCGAGTACTTGCTCGGTCTCAGCCCGGCCAATGGCAGCTCCTTCTTCAAGGGCAGCCTGAGCGGCAATACGCTCACCTGGCCTGCCGCGGCGGGACTCGGCTTCACCGTGCAGCGCAGCACCACTCTCGGTAGCTGGGAGAATGTGGGAACCGTGAACACCACGGGCACCAGCGGAACTTGGACCGATACCAATCCTCCGTCCGGCAAGGTGTTCTACCGCGTGGTCCTGAACACGAACTGA
- the nth gene encoding endonuclease III, producing MTRAERAKHVDRRLAELYPETPIPLDHRDPYTLLVAVLLSAQCTDARVNTVTPALFALADTPEKMALVPVEKIKEIIRPCGLSPRKSQAIRDLSVILVEQHGGEVPASFEALEALPGVGHKTASVVMAQAFGVPAFPVDTHIHRLAKRWKLTEGKNVEQTERDLKKLFPRERWNVLHLQIIFYGRGHCTARGCDGRSCLLCGELFPPKLKGTRVAPGCPLRNDVP from the coding sequence ATGACCCGGGCCGAACGTGCCAAGCACGTGGACCGGCGGCTCGCGGAGCTCTATCCGGAAACGCCGATCCCTCTCGATCACCGCGACCCGTACACGTTACTGGTCGCGGTCTTGCTTTCCGCGCAGTGCACGGACGCCCGGGTGAATACCGTGACGCCTGCGCTCTTCGCTCTGGCCGACACGCCGGAGAAGATGGCGCTGGTGCCGGTGGAGAAGATCAAGGAGATCATCCGCCCCTGCGGGCTTTCGCCCAGGAAGTCGCAGGCCATCCGGGATCTATCCGTGATCCTGGTAGAGCAGCACGGCGGCGAGGTGCCCGCGAGTTTCGAGGCGCTGGAGGCCCTACCCGGAGTCGGCCACAAGACCGCCTCCGTGGTCATGGCGCAGGCTTTCGGCGTACCGGCCTTCCCCGTGGACACGCACATCCACCGGTTGGCGAAACGTTGGAAGCTTACCGAAGGGAAGAACGTCGAGCAGACCGAGCGGGACCTGAAGAAACTCTTCCCCCGCGAGCGCTGGAACGTGCTGCACCTGCAGATCATCTTTTACGGCCGTGGCCACTGTACCGCACGGGGCTGCGACGGCAGGTCCTGCCTGCTCTGCGGCGAGTTGTTCCCGCCCAAGTTAAAGGGCACCCGGGTGGCCCCCGGATGCCCTTTGCGTAACGACGTACCCTGA
- a CDS encoding 3D domain-containing protein has protein sequence MIFRLASAAALAALFLSSCASDSDLKVLSKTNIKPSSSSSRGYYDYSSSNPALSQAGGFTTAQPSSAVVAQTAGKPKDKHGMPFYKASDRTRLVRTTAYTCSEDDHIEYGSMNAAGTPLRYTDRVRSAAADWAVYPLGTVFRIKGMSQLFVVDDYGSALTGTNTVDIYTPSKAHMGAWGRRNVELTVVQWGSYARSAEVLSKRTHYAHCAQMYAAINKMTAGRTAATASR, from the coding sequence ATGATTTTCCGCCTCGCTTCCGCCGCCGCGCTCGCTGCCCTTTTTCTTTCGAGCTGCGCCTCGGACTCCGACCTGAAGGTCTTGTCCAAAACCAACATCAAGCCGTCTTCTTCCTCGTCTCGCGGCTACTACGATTATTCTTCCTCGAACCCTGCGCTTTCCCAAGCCGGAGGGTTCACCACGGCCCAGCCGTCCTCCGCGGTAGTCGCGCAGACCGCTGGCAAGCCGAAGGACAAGCACGGCATGCCTTTCTACAAGGCTTCCGACCGTACCCGCCTGGTGCGCACGACCGCCTACACCTGCTCCGAGGATGACCACATCGAGTATGGCTCGATGAACGCCGCCGGCACCCCGCTCCGCTACACGGACCGCGTGCGCAGCGCCGCCGCCGACTGGGCCGTCTATCCGCTCGGCACCGTTTTCCGTATCAAGGGCATGTCCCAGCTCTTCGTGGTGGATGACTACGGCTCGGCCCTTACCGGCACGAACACCGTGGACATCTACACCCCGTCCAAGGCCCATATGGGCGCTTGGGGCCGTCGCAATGTCGAGCTGACCGTGGTGCAGTGGGGCTCCTACGCCCGCAGCGCCGAGGTGCTCTCGAAGCGCACGCACTACGCGCACTGCGCGCAGATGTATGCGGCGATCAACAAGATGACCGCCGGCCGCACCGCTGCCACGGCCTCCCGCTAA
- a CDS encoding ATP-binding protein, whose amino-acid sequence MAEASSLPLWATEIVARYESGAAGQFILHGNVADRMLMRLPEGAKLGRLNDYLLDVLLPRFQVVLSYDPGFGLRVERGQETFATWPALKELGEMPSLPLPAVRAIARYLQFARNLRAVGAKPVSVAVVMRDAQLYVPVLPQTINHELSAIASILRSWGGDTTLAAQGQAVFLVADRISHLHPLVSNNPRAADIEIPLPDVGELAGALEVLAPECPRALEGTTDFKRIASRLAGTSIAALEAFLRRRNHSGKALGDADLGDLRKALVERDAGELIDFIEPDRTLDDVIGLEGVKKRLKQDLELWRQDEIGALPMGYLFCGPVGTGKTYLAECLAGEAGVPVVVLRNFRDRWVGSTEANLEKIFALLHALGRCIVFVDEADQALGKRASGSGDSGVSSRVYSMLAAEMSNTRNRGKILWVLASSRPDLIEVDLKRPGRIDVKVPIFPTSTAEEGMVLLGALCKRRGIPLDDAAKASLLPLVPKWLTPGAAEALAVKAYRLTKTGTPAAADALKASLQGYLPPVDPAIIRAQMQIAAEEATDAEFVPKEVHAYLQEP is encoded by the coding sequence ATGGCTGAAGCTTCCTCGCTCCCGCTCTGGGCCACCGAAATCGTCGCGCGCTATGAGAGCGGGGCGGCGGGACAGTTTATCCTTCATGGCAATGTGGCGGATCGCATGCTGATGCGCCTGCCGGAAGGAGCGAAGCTAGGACGGCTGAACGACTACCTGCTGGATGTGCTGCTGCCGCGCTTCCAAGTGGTATTGTCCTATGACCCGGGATTCGGGCTGCGGGTGGAGCGCGGGCAAGAAACCTTTGCCACGTGGCCGGCCTTGAAGGAGCTGGGCGAGATGCCCTCCCTGCCACTGCCGGCGGTGCGGGCAATCGCGCGCTACCTCCAATTCGCTCGCAACCTGCGCGCGGTGGGGGCGAAGCCGGTGAGCGTGGCCGTGGTGATGCGGGATGCGCAACTCTATGTGCCGGTGCTGCCGCAGACGATAAATCACGAGCTGAGCGCGATCGCTTCGATCCTGCGTTCCTGGGGCGGCGACACGACTTTGGCCGCGCAGGGGCAAGCGGTTTTCCTGGTGGCGGATCGCATCAGCCATTTGCACCCGCTGGTTTCTAACAACCCGCGCGCTGCAGACATCGAGATTCCGCTGCCCGATGTGGGCGAGCTGGCCGGAGCGCTGGAAGTGCTGGCGCCGGAATGCCCCCGCGCCTTGGAAGGCACCACGGACTTCAAGCGGATTGCCTCACGGCTTGCAGGTACATCGATTGCTGCGCTCGAGGCCTTCCTGCGCCGCCGGAACCACAGCGGCAAAGCTCTGGGCGACGCCGACCTAGGCGATCTCCGCAAGGCCTTGGTCGAACGTGATGCGGGTGAACTGATCGACTTCATCGAACCGGACCGGACCTTGGACGACGTGATCGGTCTGGAAGGCGTGAAGAAACGCCTGAAGCAGGATCTCGAACTCTGGCGCCAGGATGAAATCGGAGCGCTACCGATGGGCTATCTCTTCTGCGGCCCCGTGGGGACCGGGAAGACCTATCTGGCGGAATGCCTGGCCGGGGAGGCAGGCGTGCCGGTGGTGGTGCTGCGGAATTTCCGCGACCGCTGGGTAGGCTCCACCGAGGCGAATCTGGAGAAGATCTTCGCGCTGCTGCACGCGCTCGGCCGCTGCATCGTCTTCGTCGACGAAGCGGACCAAGCCTTGGGCAAGCGGGCATCGGGCTCCGGGGATTCCGGGGTATCAAGCCGCGTCTACTCGATGCTGGCGGCGGAAATGTCGAACACGCGCAACCGCGGCAAGATCCTGTGGGTGCTTGCCTCCAGCCGCCCCGACCTGATCGAGGTGGACCTGAAGCGACCTGGCCGGATCGATGTGAAGGTGCCGATCTTCCCCACCTCGACGGCAGAGGAAGGCATGGTTCTGTTAGGCGCGCTGTGCAAACGCCGCGGCATCCCGCTTGATGATGCTGCCAAGGCTTCGCTCCTCCCCCTCGTGCCGAAGTGGCTCACCCCGGGTGCCGCCGAGGCACTCGCCGTGAAGGCCTACCGTCTGACGAAGACCGGCACCCCCGCCGCCGCCGATGCCCTGAAAGCGAGCCTGCAAGGCTACCTGCCCCCCGTCGATCCCGCCATCATCCGCGCCCAGATGCAAATCGCCGCGGAAGAGGCCACCGACGCAGAGTTCGTGCCGAAGGAGGTGCATGCGTATTTGCAAGAGCCATGA